The proteins below come from a single Zea mays cultivar B73 chromosome 8, Zm-B73-REFERENCE-NAM-5.0, whole genome shotgun sequence genomic window:
- the LOC103636456 gene encoding uncharacterized protein: MPQVDLVCGASGAGAGAGDRKVSCETVIAGGSGDASPPPPPPPDPDFPPDSITIPIGDDAAFSELNPMYERDDSTKGSTNPKSAAAAVANPIVAAKTRSNSTRAAGGAPPPPASGTTFFGLPARIRPTFSRRRPSQSQSQSQSQGRILRDKRAGGEVEPRSPKVSCIGKVLSDRERHGRRRGWWHGVAAMFRCDGCARVARGASRNMAALEDDGVEQQQQQQAGVAGMRRFKSGRRAASWGDEALATAAVGDVDEGMEMPDSQDAEQWSRRPVI, from the coding sequence ATGCCCCAGGTGGACCTGGTGTGCGGCGCGTCGGGCGCCGGCGCTGGCGCCGGGGACAGGAAGGTGTCGTGCGAGACGGTCATCGCGGGGGGCAGCGGCGacgcctcgccgccgccgccgccgccgccggaccCGGACTTCCCTCCCGACTCGATAACCATCCCCATCGGCGACGACGCGGCGTTCTCAGAGCTGAACCCGATGTACGAGCGGGACGACTCCACCAAGGGCAGCACCAACCCCAAGTCCGCGGCCGCCGCCGTCGCCAACCCCATCGTCGCGGCCAAGACGCGGTCCAACTCCACGCGCGCCGCGGGGGGCGCACCCCCGCCCCCCGCGTCCGGCACCACTTTCTTCGGCCTCCCAGCCAGGATCCGCCCGACCTTCTCCCGGCGCCGGCCGTCGCAGTCGCAGTCGCAGTCGCAGTCGCAGGGCCGGATCTTGCGCGACAAGCGCGCGGGCGGCGAGGTGGAGCCGCGGTCGCCCAAGGTGTCCTGCATCGGCAAGGTCCTCTCCGACCGGGAGCGGCACGGGCGGCGCCGTGGCTGGTGGCACGGCGTGGCGGCCATGTTCCGGTGCGACGGCTGCGCCCGCGTTGCCCGCGGCGCGTCCAGGAACATGGCGGCGCTGGAGGACGATGGCgtggagcagcagcagcagcagcaggcgggCGTTGCGGGAATGCGGAGGTTCAAGTCCGGGAGGAGAGCTGCTTCGTGGGGAGACGAGGCGCTGGCCACGGCGGCGGTGGGCGATGTGGACGAGGGGATGGAGATGCCCGACAGCCAGGACGCTGAGCAGTGGTCCCGGCGGCCGGTAATTTAG